A stretch of Acropora muricata isolate sample 2 chromosome 7, ASM3666990v1, whole genome shotgun sequence DNA encodes these proteins:
- the LOC136922704 gene encoding uncharacterized protein isoform X5: protein MDDQDGNGRDISYDWPFQSMRHASYKNILPLLGSDFELGEIKENEQRTHIELGEMKERTNIQLGEMKDVREANGVPQDGLGDDKIVTPPEINLRGPRALEAYNKALTEGKTRLKRIPIMLIGQDRSGKTSLKKSLQGLRFNPEEKSTDGIDVDPSHFKVTTEIWKAGKKDQAANKEEMAISFEQRVARVVFENLRQQELTSETVDSCADSSNSSGVAHADGGSRVFQTKDNYQTETKVRDSNVSSGVISKEIETLIRELGDRVDKMESDDYLYSVFWDFAGESVYYETHQLFLTSRAVYLLVYDLSQNPEEIAEPVQRRGVFEKSKETFCMNRDYLDYWMTSVSSQSNWIEDHDLPSASTSTVVPKKLIPPPVLLVCTHSDKPFGGENPSDLAIKLYGSLATKPYSTQLYDKVFVVDNTKSGMEMHCPEVQHLRKSILDVIKDLQHTNEYIPIKWLKYEKALKVVLDEGHKKITFEHARQIASEVCQIHDEQEFVTVLDFLHDQRIIIHFDGTDELNKLVVLDPQWLIDVFKKVITVKRFDGMEKGFKDLWDKLEREGILEEKLLKHMWGSLAKEHDTFESLIAMMENFSLLCSWPSSDEPFSKKYLVPSMLRWHPPQDIHELITSARLPSLFIKFESGHSLSNLFPRLVVQFLQWGRNKFWSTENPRLFKNFARLYTKSQKCSVVLLCHSSLIEVVVHGGNDPSLKDDLEAILGNLPADQCDSLEVLLAREIFGQLMFLLDCFCKDFIWLKRMKYQAGVICRVCCHERIVKYCTTHLKYNCERDECLHFIPESELRNANQPVTCTRSPGAVDKVGMNDFSVWFPSLREETTTDAISAKLLCSRRVTPLEISLRGPRALRAYNKALTEGKTRLKRIPIMFIGQDRSGKTSLKKSLQGLRFNPEENSTDGIDVDPSHFKVTTEIWKAGKNDQAANKEEMAITFEHRVARVVFENLRHEQELSSEEKIVDPEKVLKTSPATSTEAHSVSESSEILADLSPAINPGHAGLSVDSFSTTQIETVEDYTDSSRLSGVAHADGFSQAFQTTDNYQKETKARDNVSSEMIPREIETLIRELRDRVDKMESEDYLYSVLWDFAGESVYYETHQLFLTSRAVYLLVYDLSRDPEEIAQPVEKQGIFKNIEEKSCTKTNFDYLDYWMTSVSSQSSQIEDHNLYSASTYTVLPKTLPPVILVCTHSDKPFGGKDPSELARSLYGSLETKPYNKQLYDGVFVVDNTKSGMQKECSEVQRLRKCILDVIEELPHRNEYIPIKWLRYEKALIALMNKGPKRISFDYARQIASEVCQIHDDQEFKTVLDFLHDQRIIIHFDGTDKLNKLVVLDPQWLIDVFKKVITVKRFDHMEKGFKDLWVKLEREGILEEKLLKHMWGSLAKEHDTFESLIAMMENFSLLCSWPSSDEPFSKKYLVPSMLRWHPPQDIHELITSARLPSLFIKFESGHSLSNLFPRLVVQFLQWGGKDFWSTEDPHLYKKFARFYTKDEKCSVVLLCHSSLIEVIVRSLKDDSETNFGNSPADQFEVFCAREVLNQLMLLLECFREKFCWLKRMKYQAGAICPVCCHERTVKYCTTHHEKGCQQEECLHFIPESKLRNADQPIFCPRSLDAVSKVGMNYFSAWFPSSLEETRTDTISGKLLCSRGDLHWNTCCPN, encoded by the exons TTACTCCTCCTGAAATCAATCTACGTGGACCTAGGGCATTGGAGGCTTATAACAAGGCTCTTACAGAAGGAAAAACTCGTCTAAAAAGGATTCCCATTATGTTGATTGGACAGGACCGTTCAGGAAAAACCAGCCTTAAGAAGTCACTACAGGGATTACGATTCAACCCAGAAGAAAAGAGCACTGACGGGATAGATGTTGATCCATCGCACTTCAAAGTAACCACCGAGATTTGGAAGGCAGGGAAGAAGGATCAAGCAGCAAACAAAGAGGAAATGGCTATTTCTTTTGAGCAACGTGTAGCTCGCGTAGTTTTTGAAAATCTAAGGCAACAAGAATTGACTTCTGAAACAGTAGATTCTTGTGCAGATTCTTCAAACTCATCTGGTGTTGCACATGCCGATGGTGGCAGTCGAGTCTTTCAAACCAAAGATAATTATCAGACAGAGACGAAAGTTAGAGATAGCAATGTTTCCTCTGGAGTAATATCTAAAGAGATAGAAACGTTGATAAGGGAACTGGGAGATAGAGTTGACAAGATGGAAAGTGATGACTACCTCTATTCAGTTTTCTGGGATTTCGCTGGAGAATCAGTTTATTATGAGACCCATCAACTCTTTCTGACTTCAAGGGCAGTCTACCTTTTGGTTTATGACCTAAGCCAGAATCCTGAGGAAATTGCAGAGCCCGTGCAAAGGCGAGGAGTCTTTGAGAAAAGTAAAGAGACGTTTTGTATGAACCGCGACTATCTAGACTACTGGATGACCTCAGTTTCCTCACAATCCAATTGGATTGAAGATCACGATTTGCCCTCGGCCTCAACATCCACAGTTGTGCCAAAGAAACTGATACCGCCTCCTGTCCTCTTGGTGTGCACGCATTCTGACAAACCTTTTGGTGGAGAAAATCCTTCTGATCTGGCCATTAAATTGTACGGTTCCTTGGCAACAAAACCATATAGCACACAGCTATATGATAAGGTGTTTGTAGTGGATAACACTAAATCAGGTATGGAAATGCACTGCCCAGAAGTGCAGCATTTGAGAAAAAGTATTTTAGATGTAATCAAGGACCTACAACATACGAATGAATATATCCCAATCAAGTGGTTAAAGTATGAAAAAGCGCTAAAGGTCGTACTGGATGAGGGCCATAAAAAGATCACTTTTGAGCACGCTAGACAGATCGCCTCCGAAGTATGTCAAATTCATGACGAACAAGAGTTTGTAACAGTTCTGGACTTTTTGCACGATCAGAGAATTATAATACATTTTGATGGCACTGATGAGCTAAACAAATTAGTTGTTTTGGATCCCCAGTGGTTGATCGATGTTTTTAAGAAGGTAATAACTGTTAAGCGTTTTGATGGTATGGAGAAAGGCTTTAAGGATTTGTGGGATAAACTTGAAAGAGAAGGAATCCTGGAAGAAAAACTCCTCAAGCATATGTGGGGTTCATTGGCCAAAGAACATGACACCTTTGAAAGCCTCATCGCAATGATGGAGAATTTCAGCTTGTTGTGCTCTTGGCCTTCATCTGATGAGCCATTTAGTAAGAAATATTTGGTGCCGTCCATGTTAAGATGGCATCCACCACAGGACATCCACGAGTTGATTACCTCGGCAAGACTACCCTCCCTTTTCATCAAATTTGAATCTGGTCATTCTCTATCCAATCTGTTTCCACGACTTGTAGTTCAATTCCTTCAGTGGGGGAGAAATAAATTTTGGAGTACAGAGAATCCTCGGCTGTTTAAGAATTTCGCCAGATTGTACACTAAAAGCCAAAAGTGTTCAGTGGTACTCTTATGCCATTCTTCCTTGATTGAAGTCGTTGTTCATGGAGGGAATGATCCTTCGCTGAAGGACGACTTGGAGGCAATTTTAGGTAACTTGCCCGCAGATCAATGCGATTCACTTGAAGTTTTGCTTGCTCGTGAGATCTTCGGACAGCTCATGTTTTTGCTGGATTGCTTTTGTAAAGATTTTATTTGGTTGAAGAGAATGAAGTATCAAGCTGGGGTGATTTGTCGTGTTTGTTGCCATGAAAGGATTGTCAAGTATTGCACTACTCATCTCAAGTACAATTGCGAGCGGGACGAATGTCTTCATTTCATACCTGAATCTGAACTGCGTAATGCAAATCAGCCTGTCACTTGCACCAGGTCGCCTGGTGCAGTAGATAAAGTTGGCATGAACGACTTTTCAGTGTGGTTTCCCAGTTTACGTGAAGag ACAACAACCGATGCGATCAGTGCCAAACTCTTATGCAGTCGAAGAG TCACTCCTCTTGAAATCAGTCTACGTGGTCCTAGGGCATTGCGGGCTTATAACAAAGCTCTTACAGAAGGAAAAACTCGTCTAAAAAGGATTCCGATTATGTTCATTGGACAGGACCGTTCAGGAAAAACCAGCCTAAAGAAGTCACTACAGGGATTACGATTCAACCCagaagaaaatagcactgacgggATAGATGTTGATCCATCACACTTCAAAGTAACCACCGAGATTTGGAAGGCAGGGAAGAATGATCAAGCagcaaacaaagaagaaatggCTATTACTTTTGAACATCGTGTAGCTCGCGTAGTCTTTGAAAATCTAAGACATGAACAAGAATTGAGTTCTGAAGAGAAGATTGTTGACCCAGAGAAAGTTCTCAAAACATCGCCCGCAACCTCCACCGAGGCTCACAGTGTAAGTGAAAGCAGTGAGATCCTTGCAGATCTGTCCCCTGCAATCAATCCTGGTCATGCTGGCTTGTCTGTAGATTCGTTTTCAACTACACAAATTGAAACAGTAGAAGATTATACAGATTCTTCGAGGTTATCCGGTGTTGCACACGCCGATGGTTTCAGTCAAGCCTTTCAAACCACAGATAATTATCAGAAAGAGACGAAAGCTAGAGATAACGTTTCCTCGGAAATGATACCCAGGGAGATAGAAACGTTGATTAGGGAACTGAGAGACAGAGTTGACAAGATGGAAAGTGAGGATTACCTCTATTCAGTTCTGTGGGATTTCGCCGGAGAATCGGTTTATTATGAGACCCATCAACTCTTTCTGACGTCAAGGGCAGTGTACCTTTTGGTTTATGACCTAAGCCGGGATCCTGAGGAAATTGCACAGCCCGTGGAAAAGCAAGGAATCTTCAAGAATATTGAAGAGAAGTCGTGTACGAAAACTAACTTCGACTATCTAGACTACTGGATGACCTCAGTTTCCTCACAATCCAGTCAAATTGAAGATCACAATTTGTACTCAGCTTCAACATACACAGTACTGCCAAAGACACTTCCTCCTGTCATCTTGGTGTGTACGCATTCTGACAAACCTTTTGGTGGAAAAGATCCTTCTGAACTGGCCAGGAGTTTGTACGGTTCCTTGGAAACAAAACCATATAACAAACAGCTATACGATGGTGTGTTTGTAGTGGATAACACGAAATCAGGTATGCAAAAGGAGTGCTCAGAAGTGCAGCGTTtgagaaaatgtattttagatGTAATCGAGGAGCTACCACATAGGAATGAATATATCCCAATCAAGTGGTTAAGGTATGAAAAAGCACTAATTGCCTTAATGAATAAGGGCCCTAAAAGGATCTCTTTTGACTATGCCAGACAGATCGCCTCCGAAGTCTGTCAAATTCATGACGATCAAGAGTTTAAAACAGTTCTTGACTTTTTGCACGATCAGAGAATTATAATACATTTTGATGGCACTGATAAGCTAAACAAATTAGTTGTTTTGGATCCCCAGTGGTTGATCGATGTTTTCAAGAAGGTAATAACTGTTAAGCGTTTTGATCATATGGAAAAAGGCTTTAAGGATTTGTGGGTTAAGCTTGAAAGAGAAGGAATCCTGGAAGAAAAACTCCTCAAGCATATGTGGGGTTCATTGGCCAAAGAACATGACACCTTTGAAAGCCTCATCGCAATGATGGAGAATTTCAGCTTGTTGTGCTCTTGGCCTTCATCTGATGAGCCATTTAGTAAGAAATATTTGGTGCCGTCCATGTTAAGATGGCATCCACCACAGGACATCCACGAGTTGATTACCTCGGCAAGACTACCCTCCCTTTTCATCAAATTTGAATCTGGTCATTCTCTATCCAATCTGTTTCCACGACTTGTGGTTCAATTCCTTCAGTGGGGGGGAAAGGACTTTTGGAGCACAGAGGACCCTCACCTGTATAAGAAGTTCGCCAGATTTTACACTAAAGATGAAAAGTGTTCAGTGGTACTCTTATGCCATTCCTCCTTGATTGAAGTCATTGTTCGTTCGTTGAAGGACGACTCGGAGACAAATTTTGGCAACTCGCCTGCAGATCAATTTGAAGTTTTTTGTGCTCGTGAGGTCTTGAACCAGCTCATGTTGTTGCTTGAGTGCTTCCGTGAAAAGTTTTGTTGGTTGAAGAGAATGAAATATCAAGCTGGGGCGATTTGTCCAGTTTGTTGCCATGAGAGGACTGTCAAGTATTGCACTACTCATCACGAGAAAGGTTGCCAGCAGGAAGAATGTCTTCATTTCATACCTGAATCTAAGCTGCGTAATGCAGATCAGCCTATCTTTTGCCCCAGGTCGCTAGATGCAGTAAGTAAAGTTGGCATGAACTACTTTTCAGCGTGGTTTCCCAGTTCACTTGAAGag ACAAGAACCGATACGATCAGTGGCAAACTCTTATGCAGTCGAGGAG